In Providencia hangzhouensis, the DNA window CATAACTGGTGGCATCAAATTTAACCGTTGCGCTAGTCACGGTTTGCGGGCAGTTTTCTAATTTGATAGTAAATTTAGTTGCTGCTGCGGTGCTACCTGTACTAGGTAATGCCGTTTTAGAGATTTTCCCTAAGTTTACGGTAAATGCATCAGAACCGGTTGCAAACTGACAAGCCTGATCGGTAATTTCACCTGTAAAATCTATCGTTCCATCAGCAGCTAATGCATTATTAATGGCAAAAATAGACGATGCCGCAATTAAATAGGCAAAGACATTCTTTTTCATTTTTTACTCTCCAAGAGGATATTTATATGATGAGGTTGAGTTAGTGAATATATTTAGTTACTCAACTGGTGAGTATTTTGGCTTTTATTTTAAAAATAAACAATATGAGAGTAATTTAGGTTTAATACCCTTTTTTAATATCATTTTTATATCTTGAGTTTGATATTCACATTATAGGTTGGAGATTATTTTTGGATATTTTAAGAAATGCTGTTTTTCTAAGGTGATAAATTTTAGAGTGGAATTAAATAAAGATTAAATAATTAAATTAATTTTAAACTGGTGTTTTTTATTGTTACTTAACTCATGATGTGTTTTGATGGCATTTAATATTATTATAGTGCTTTAATTTTTTCATTTTAAAACAAAAAGCAGTCTAAAATGTATTATATTAAAGGTATCATCCGAAACCAATCATCATTAATGGTGATTTATTTAACGTTTTAATATCTTTTTTTGATGTAGATTGGTATGGCGTTATTGAATATTAAGATAAGCATGAAATAATAAATTAAGTCATGCCTATCTTAATAGGATAGTAAGTTTGGGGGGTTATTCAATTCCTAGCTCTTTTAATTTTCGAGTTAATGTGTTTCTTCCCCATCCTAATAAACGGGCCGCTTCTTGCTTATGGCCATTGGTGTATTTCAACGCGCAATTTAACATTGTACGTTCGAGTAAGGGAATAGTCTGTGCAAAGAGGTCTTCTTTGCCTTCTATTAACGCGTTATCGGTCCACTCTTCCAGTAATTCAAACCACTGAGCTGCAGAAATAGGATTTTGCGATGACAATGATTGTGTTGGCATGGAATCAGCTTGTGATGATTTTACCACTGCATTTTGTTGTGGGTGCTCTTCAAGTAAATCATCGGGCAAATCTTGCGGTAAAATTTCTTGGCTTGCTGCCATCACGGTTAACCAACGGCAGACATTCTCCAATTGGCGAACGTTACCTGACCAATAATAGCGCTGAAGAATTTTTTCGCTGTCAGGGTGGAGAACCTTAGCCTCGACACCGAGTTCTTTTGCCGTATTTTGTAGAAAATAATCGGCGAGACGTGGGATATCTTCAGTGCGCTCACGTAGCGGTGGTAATTGTACTCGAATGACATTTAACCGGTGAAATAAGTCTTCGCGAAATAAGCCTTCTTTAACCCGTTTTTCAAGATCTTGGTGGGTCGCTGCAATAATCCGTACATCTACATTGACTGGGGTATAACCCCCAATACGATAGAATTGGCCTTCAGCCAGAACACGTAACAAGCGAGTTTGTACATCAAGGGGCATATCGCCGATTTCATCTAAAAACAATGACCCATGGTTAGCTTGTTCAAATCGGCCCTGACGTACTTGAGTCGCACCCGTAAATGCGCCTTTTTCGTGGCCAAATAGCTCAGATTCAATTAAGTCTTTGGGAATAGCCGCCATATTTAATGCAATA includes these proteins:
- a CDS encoding fimbrial protein is translated as MKKNVFAYLIAASSIFAINNALAADGTIDFTGEITDQACQFATGSDAFTVNLGKISKTALPSTGSTAAATKFTIKLENCPQTVTSATVKFDATSYAGDNSVLQLTDPAAATTAQNVGIQIQDATGTTVPLFTESSAYALKEKTVNNLDFTARYIAMSNSVGVGQANSTATFTINYN
- the glnG gene encoding nitrogen regulation protein NR(I), whose protein sequence is MTQGKIWVVDDDSSIRWVLERALNNANFACTCFDSANAVLTALENSRPDVLLSDIRMPGTNGIELLNTIKQSHPLLPIIIMTAHSDLDAAVNAYQSGAFDYLPKPFDIDETVALVERALNHSREQNHTSREAKQPAPTVSSTMIGEAPAMQEVYRIIGRLSRSSISVLINGESGTGKELVAHALHQHSPRADAPFIALNMAAIPKDLIESELFGHEKGAFTGATQVRQGRFEQANHGSLFLDEIGDMPLDVQTRLLRVLAEGQFYRIGGYTPVNVDVRIIAATHQDLEKRVKEGLFREDLFHRLNVIRVQLPPLRERTEDIPRLADYFLQNTAKELGVEAKVLHPDSEKILQRYYWSGNVRQLENVCRWLTVMAASQEILPQDLPDDLLEEHPQQNAVVKSSQADSMPTQSLSSQNPISAAQWFELLEEWTDNALIEGKEDLFAQTIPLLERTMLNCALKYTNGHKQEAARLLGWGRNTLTRKLKELGIE